Proteins from one Megalops cyprinoides isolate fMegCyp1 chromosome 11, fMegCyp1.pri, whole genome shotgun sequence genomic window:
- the zgc:92027 gene encoding grancalcin — protein MAYPGYGGYGGPMPMPGGMPMPGGPMGAQPPGAFPGYGGFPENDPMWGYFRAVAGQDGEIDAEELQRCLTQCGFSGSYAPFSLETCRVMIAMLDRDFTGKMGFNEFKELFTALNGWKQNFMMFDQDRSGTVEPHEMAQAISSMGYRVSPQALNGIIKRYSKGGRIFFDDYVACCVKLRALTENFRRRDVMQQGTVNFQFDDFIQCTMTI, from the exons ATGGCTTATCCAGGATATGGTGGA TACGGCGGGCCAATGCCAATGCCGGGAGGAATGCCAATGCCAGGTGGACCCATGGGTGCGCAGCCTCCGGGGGCATTTCCAGGGTATGGTGGCTTTCCCGAAAACGATCCCATGTGGGGCTACTTCAGGGCAGTCGCGGGACAG GATGGTGAGATCGATGCCGAGGAGCTTCAGAGGTGTCTGACGCAGTGTGGTTTCAGTGGCAGCTATGCTC CATTCAGCTTGGAGACGTGTCGGGTCATGATTGCTATGCTGGAT AGGGATTTTACCGGGAAGATGGGATTCAATGAGTTTAAAGAGCTTTTTACTGCTCTGAATGGCTGGAAGCAAAATTTCATGATGTTTGATCAGGACAGAAGTGGGACAGTGGAACCTCATGAGATGGCCCAGGCTATTTCCTCAATGG GCTATAGAGTGAGCCCTCAAGCCCTGAATGGCATCATAAAACGCTACAGTAAGGGAGGAAGAATCTTCTTTGATGACTACGTGGCCTGCTGTGTGAAGCTCAGAGCCCTGACAG AGAATTTTAGGAGGAGAGATGTCATGCAGCAAGGGACAGTAAACTTTCAGTTTGATGAC TTTATCCAGTGTACAATGACAATCTGA